In a single window of the Ancylobacter polymorphus genome:
- a CDS encoding Smr/MutS family protein, with protein sequence MAGSDSAGRTRRRRPLDAEEKALWEHVTRSIKPIRPVKRAALAKAEAGGVVEAPPEAAPTVAKPAKAVPAAPKAPPKPPAPPPLAPLEPKLRRRLSRGAEVDARLDLHGMTQAAAHGRLIGFLRAAQGEGHGLVLVITGKGEAMSMLAGEGGRGVLRRLVPQWLGAPELRTIVLGFETAGRGHGGEGALYVRVRRLRGGRL encoded by the coding sequence ATGGCGGGCAGCGATTCAGCCGGGCGTACCCGCCGGCGGCGGCCGCTCGACGCCGAGGAAAAGGCGCTGTGGGAGCATGTGACCCGCTCCATCAAGCCGATCCGCCCGGTGAAGCGCGCCGCCCTCGCCAAGGCCGAGGCCGGCGGCGTGGTCGAAGCGCCGCCCGAGGCCGCCCCGACGGTCGCCAAGCCAGCCAAGGCCGTGCCCGCCGCCCCCAAGGCGCCACCGAAGCCACCCGCCCCGCCGCCGCTCGCTCCGCTGGAGCCGAAGCTGCGGCGCCGGCTGTCGCGCGGGGCGGAGGTGGATGCGCGGCTTGACCTGCACGGCATGACCCAGGCCGCCGCGCATGGAAGGCTGATCGGCTTTCTGCGCGCGGCGCAGGGCGAGGGTCACGGGCTGGTGCTGGTGATTACCGGCAAGGGCGAGGCGATGAGCATGCTGGCCGGCGAAGGCGGGCGCGGGGTGCTGCGCCGGCTGGTGCCGCAATGGCTCGGCGCGCCGGAGCTGCGCACCATCGTGCTCGGCTTCGAGACCGCCGGGCGTGGCCATGGCGGGGAAGGCGCGCTCTATGTGCGGGTGCGGCGCCTGCGCGGAGGCCGGCTGTGA
- the mltA gene encoding murein transglycosylase A: MRTPLILPALLLVLTGALAGGGNGAQAAPAPLFPQAVLEPTRFNDLPGWAGDDHVKALATFRCSCTALARKPDLVNPPRPVFTALRPICARAARLPKQVGEAAARKFFEREFRPYIITALDKPDGFLTGYYEPEVEGSRTRSDVFATPLYARPRDLIIETLPGGGPPTNKSGAFREVDGQRLPYFDRAAIEDGALGDQAEVVAWIRDPADAFFAHIQGSVRVRLPDGEVLRLNYDGHNGQPYTPIGRLLIERGLVPREKMSMDAIRGYIAAHPDEGRELMRQNRSYVFFRVAHELTAEDGAVGAQGLPLTAGRSLAVDKAIHVYGTPIFLDAELPTGPDGAPEPFERLMIAQDTGSAIIGPARGDIFFGAGPEAGTIAGRVQHPGRFVLLLPRALDPARARVPLPRPRPAIPAALSETP; encoded by the coding sequence GTGCGCACGCCTCTCATCCTCCCGGCCCTTCTCCTCGTTCTGACCGGCGCCCTCGCCGGCGGGGGCAACGGCGCGCAGGCCGCCCCGGCCCCGCTGTTTCCGCAGGCGGTGCTGGAGCCGACCCGTTTCAACGACCTGCCCGGCTGGGCCGGCGATGACCATGTGAAGGCGCTCGCCACCTTCCGCTGCAGCTGCACGGCGCTTGCCCGCAAGCCGGACCTCGTAAATCCGCCCCGCCCCGTCTTCACCGCCTTGCGCCCGATCTGCGCCCGTGCGGCGCGGCTGCCGAAGCAGGTGGGCGAGGCGGCGGCGCGAAAATTCTTCGAGCGCGAATTCCGCCCCTACATCATCACCGCGCTGGACAAGCCGGACGGCTTCCTCACCGGCTATTACGAGCCGGAAGTGGAGGGGTCGCGCACCCGTTCCGACGTTTTCGCCACGCCACTCTATGCCCGGCCGCGCGACCTCATCATCGAAACCCTGCCGGGCGGCGGGCCGCCGACCAACAAGAGCGGCGCCTTTCGCGAGGTGGATGGCCAGCGCCTGCCCTATTTCGACCGCGCGGCCATCGAGGACGGCGCGCTGGGCGACCAGGCCGAGGTGGTGGCGTGGATCCGCGATCCCGCCGACGCCTTCTTCGCCCATATTCAGGGATCGGTGCGGGTGCGCCTGCCCGATGGCGAGGTGCTGCGGCTCAATTACGATGGCCATAACGGCCAGCCCTATACGCCGATCGGCCGGCTGCTGATCGAACGCGGGCTGGTGCCGCGCGAAAAGATGTCGATGGACGCCATTCGTGGCTATATCGCCGCCCATCCCGACGAAGGGCGCGAGCTGATGCGGCAGAACCGTTCCTATGTCTTTTTCCGCGTCGCCCATGAACTCACCGCCGAGGACGGCGCGGTGGGCGCGCAAGGCCTGCCGCTGACCGCCGGGCGCTCGCTCGCCGTCGACAAGGCGATCCATGTCTACGGCACGCCCATTTTCCTCGACGCGGAGCTGCCGACCGGGCCGGACGGTGCGCCCGAGCCCTTCGAGCGGCTGATGATCGCGCAGGACACCGGATCAGCCATTATCGGCCCGGCGCGCGGCGACATCTTCTTCGGCGCGGGGCCGGAGGCGGGGACCATCGCTGGCCGGGTGCAGCATCCCGGCCGCTTCGTGCTGCTGCTGCCGCGCGCGCTCGATCCCGCCCGCGCCCGCGTGCCGCTGCCGAGGCCCCGTCCCGCGATCCCCGCTGCGCTGTCGGAGACGCCGTGA